Proteins encoded in a region of the Vitis riparia cultivar Riparia Gloire de Montpellier isolate 1030 chromosome 7, EGFV_Vit.rip_1.0, whole genome shotgun sequence genome:
- the LOC117918794 gene encoding basic leucine zipper 4-like, with protein sequence MMSSETMLVSPFPSFEGGFTPWDSQELFSIFQSQEPVRSNSGSDESNRKPVNSSSGSDGPNRKPLHSNSGSDGPNREDSAAEERKRRRMISNRESARRSRMRKQKHIENLRNQLNQLRIQNRELTNRLRSFTYHSHLVDSDNVQLRSEAIILRRKLSEFRQILVFRQLQRQISSAWPCNSVTTSVNEQTPSLIT encoded by the coding sequence ATGATGTCATCAGAAACTATGCTCGTAAGCCCATTTCCGTCTTTCGAGGGTGGCTTCACGCCCTGGGACAGCCAGGAACTTTTTTCCATCTTCCAATCACAAGAGCCGGTTCGTTCGAATTCCGGGTCGGATGAGTCGAACAGGAAGCCTGTCAATTCGAGTTCCGGTTCGGATGGCCCGAACCGGAAACCCTTGCATTCAAACTCCGGTTCAGATGGGCCGAACCGGGAGGATTCAGCGGCGGAGGAGCGTAAGCGGAGGCGGATGATATCGAACCGGGAATCGGCGCGGCGGTCTCGGATGCGTAAACAAAAGCACATAGAAAACCTGAGGAACCAGTTGAACCAGCTTAGGATCCAAAACCGGGAACTCACCAACCGGTTACGCTCCTTTACTTATCATTCCCACCTGGTAGACAGTGACAACGTGCAGCTCCGCTCGGAGGCTATTATCCTCCGGCGGAAGCTGTCGGAATTCCGGCAAATATTAGTTTTCCGGCAACTGCAGCGGCAGATCTCCTCTGCATGGCCATGCAATAGTGTCACCACCTCCGTCAACGAACAAACCCCATCATTAATCACGTAA